One Tamlana carrageenivorans genomic region harbors:
- a CDS encoding TspO/MBR family protein: protein MLNNKYIRFGIFLITNILVLVIGAVLMNNGPQSEWYTSLNQAPWTPPGWVFGVAWFSIMFLFAFYMAKLSFQFEPFSKYLIVLYGLQWVLNVSWNYIFFNKHEVLIGLITIVLLWLLVGFFTLGFLKKLKFYTLLIGPYLIWMTIATSLNAYIYFNN from the coding sequence ATGTTAAATAATAAATACATCCGATTTGGCATTTTTCTAATTACTAATATACTGGTTTTAGTGATTGGAGCGGTGTTAATGAATAATGGGCCGCAATCTGAATGGTACACCTCATTAAATCAGGCACCTTGGACCCCACCAGGCTGGGTTTTTGGGGTTGCTTGGTTTTCAATCATGTTTCTTTTTGCGTTTTACATGGCCAAGCTTAGTTTTCAATTTGAGCCATTTAGTAAATACCTTATTGTACTTTATGGTTTACAATGGGTGTTAAACGTGAGCTGGAATTATATTTTCTTTAATAAACATGAGGTTTTGATAGGGCTCATTACAATTGTGCTGCTCTGGCTTCTCGTCGGGTTTTTTACTTTAGGTTTTCTTAAGAAGCTTAAGTTTTACACGCTTTTGATAGGTCCCTATTTAATTTGGATGACTATTGCAACAAGTTTAAACGCCTATATCTATTTTAATAATTAA
- a CDS encoding M28 family metallopeptidase, producing MKHFITLLCAAILLNSCNSSSQNKTVSKTSPEPYAKTISAESLKKNLYTYASDEFEGRGTGEPGQKKAVEFLKNFYIAHEIPSPIAEGNYFQKVPSSFLPTGTKDSENVLAYIKGSEKPDEILVISAHLDHIGVSSNGAINNGADDDGSGTVAILEIAKAFKAAEKAGHEPKRTILFLHVTAEEIGLQGSKYYTDVEPIFPLEHTVTDLNIDMIGRVDDKHKDGKNYLYLIGSDKLSKELHEVSEAVNKKYVNLELDYTYNDENDPNRFYYRSDHYNFAKNNIPVIFYFNGTHEDYHRPSDTPDKINYPFLETRTRLVFYTAWELANRENRVKLD from the coding sequence TTGAAACATTTTATCACCCTTTTATGTGCTGCAATTTTATTAAACTCTTGTAACAGTAGCTCACAAAATAAAACCGTTAGTAAAACCTCTCCTGAGCCTTATGCTAAAACAATAAGCGCCGAAAGCCTAAAGAAAAATCTTTACACCTATGCTTCAGATGAATTTGAAGGTCGTGGTACCGGTGAACCTGGACAAAAAAAAGCTGTTGAGTTTTTGAAAAATTTCTACATCGCTCATGAAATTCCTTCACCTATTGCAGAAGGCAACTATTTTCAAAAAGTACCTTCCTCTTTTCTTCCAACAGGTACAAAAGATTCTGAAAATGTTTTAGCTTATATTAAAGGTTCTGAAAAACCAGATGAAATATTAGTTATTTCAGCACATTTAGATCACATCGGCGTATCTTCAAATGGAGCCATTAATAATGGTGCCGATGACGATGGTTCTGGAACCGTAGCCATTTTAGAAATAGCTAAAGCTTTTAAAGCTGCGGAAAAGGCTGGTCACGAACCAAAACGAACCATTTTATTTCTACATGTTACCGCTGAAGAAATTGGTTTACAAGGGTCTAAATATTATACCGATGTAGAGCCTATTTTCCCTCTAGAGCATACCGTTACCGATTTAAACATCGATATGATTGGTCGCGTAGATGACAAACATAAAGACGGAAAAAATTATTTGTATTTAATAGGATCAGATAAATTAAGTAAGGAACTGCATGAGGTATCTGAAGCTGTAAATAAAAAATATGTAAACTTAGAATTGGATTACACCTATAATGATGAAAACGATCCTAACCGTTTTTATTACCGTTCTGACCACTATAATTTTGCAAAAAACAACATTCCTGTGATTTTCTATTTTAACGGAACCCACGAGGATTACCACAGGCCAAGTGATACGCCCGATAAAATTAATTATCCGTTTTTAGAAACCCGTACGCGTTTGGTTTTTTACACCGCTTGGGAACTGGCTAATCGTGAAAACCGTGTAAAATTGGATTAA
- a CDS encoding CidA/LrgA family protein: MRQVVIILGCLLFGEVVVHLTGIKMPSSIIGMILLTILLELGWIKLVWVSGLSHFLTKNMAFFFVPPGVAIMLYLDLIEASFWPIIVASSLGTVIVFACTGWTHQLFMRHKNTFKKGKKS; encoded by the coding sequence ATGAGGCAAGTCGTAATTATACTAGGCTGTTTACTTTTTGGAGAGGTTGTAGTCCATCTAACTGGCATAAAAATGCCTTCTAGTATTATTGGCATGATCCTATTAACTATTTTGTTAGAATTGGGTTGGATTAAGTTAGTATGGGTAAGCGGATTGAGTCATTTTTTAACTAAAAACATGGCCTTCTTTTTTGTACCGCCAGGCGTAGCGATTATGTTGTATTTAGATTTGATAGAGGCCTCCTTCTGGCCTATCATTGTGGCTTCTAGTCTAGGCACCGTCATTGTTTTTGCCTGTACAGGCTGGACACATCAGTTGTTTATGAGACATAAAAACACTTTTAAAAAAGGTAAAAAATCTTAA
- a CDS encoding cryptochrome/photolyase family protein, whose translation MENNITVFWFRRDLRLEDNTALHFALNSGNKVLPIFIFDEDIIEALPETDPRITFIYNSLKEIDLLLKSFGSSLLVLKGKPLNVWKKLCAKYRIEKVYFNKDYEPYAIKRDHQVSALLKTQNITTHAYKDQVIFEEHEVLKADQSPYTVYTPYKNQWLKHFDLKVHTALYDCVSNKSQFLEFQSTFPSLENLGFMESDIQVKPYQLNDLKAYEAYRDYPALDKTSNLSPYLRFGLVSIRKMVAHAHQTNAVFLSELIWREFFMQILFHFPKVVTQNFKSKYDNVIWRHDESDFKKWCTGQTGYPLVDAGMRELNKTGYMHNRVRMITAGFLCKHLLIDWRWGEAYFAEKLLDFELASNNGNWQWAAGTGCDAAPYFRIFNPTTQIKKFDKDFEYIKRWVPEFQELNYPQPMVEHKAARERCLQVYRHALS comes from the coding sequence ATGGAAAATAACATTACGGTTTTTTGGTTTCGTCGCGATTTGCGTTTGGAGGATAATACCGCCCTTCATTTTGCGCTAAATTCAGGAAATAAGGTTTTACCCATATTTATTTTTGATGAAGATATTATTGAGGCACTCCCCGAAACTGATCCTAGAATTACGTTTATTTATAACAGCTTAAAAGAGATTGATTTATTGCTTAAATCCTTCGGAAGTTCACTACTAGTTTTAAAAGGAAAACCATTAAACGTTTGGAAGAAGCTATGTGCTAAATATCGTATTGAAAAGGTATATTTTAATAAGGATTACGAGCCTTATGCGATAAAAAGAGATCATCAGGTATCTGCATTGCTTAAGACTCAAAATATAACGACTCATGCTTATAAAGATCAGGTTATTTTTGAAGAACATGAGGTTTTAAAGGCAGACCAAAGTCCGTATACCGTTTATACGCCTTATAAAAATCAGTGGTTGAAACATTTCGATTTAAAAGTGCATACGGCTTTATATGATTGTGTAAGTAATAAATCACAGTTTTTAGAGTTTCAGAGCACTTTTCCAAGCCTTGAAAATCTTGGTTTTATGGAAAGCGACATCCAAGTCAAACCCTATCAATTAAATGATTTGAAAGCTTATGAAGCGTATAGAGACTATCCGGCCTTAGATAAAACCTCAAATTTGTCTCCATATTTGCGTTTTGGTCTGGTTAGTATTCGTAAAATGGTAGCTCATGCGCATCAAACCAATGCTGTTTTTTTAAGTGAACTTATTTGGCGTGAATTTTTTATGCAGATATTATTTCATTTCCCGAAAGTGGTGACACAAAATTTTAAATCTAAATACGATAATGTTATTTGGAGGCATGATGAATCTGATTTTAAAAAATGGTGTACTGGTCAAACGGGGTACCCTTTGGTAGATGCTGGCATGCGAGAGCTTAATAAAACGGGGTATATGCATAACCGTGTACGTATGATTACGGCAGGGTTTTTATGCAAGCACTTGTTAATAGATTGGCGTTGGGGTGAAGCCTATTTTGCTGAAAAATTATTAGACTTCGAGCTGGCTTCTAATAATGGGAATTGGCAATGGGCAGCGGGCACAGGCTGCGATGCCGCGCCATATTTTCGAATATTTAATCCCACAACCCAAATTAAAAAGTTTGATAAAGATTTCGAATATATAAAACGATGGGTACCCGAGTTTCAGGAGTTAAATTATCCGCAACCCATGGTTGAACACAAAGCTGCCAGAGAGCGCTGTTTACAAGTTTATCGTCACGCTTTAAGTTAG
- a CDS encoding LrgB family protein, whose protein sequence is MDAILNTEIFILTLTFVAYFLAQNLQRKTKLIFLNPVLIAIILIIGFLSVFKIDFEVYHEGSRMIEFLLKPAIVALGVPLYQQLGKIKKQAIPIIISQLVGCIVGVISVVLIAKFMGAPKEIIFSIAPKSVTTPIAMEVSKTLGGIPPLTASLVILFGIIGSIFGYEIMKITRIKSSISQGISMGTAAHVLGASKSMQISGNFGALSSIGLIINGVFTAILAPYIISFLSIWITF, encoded by the coding sequence ATGGATGCTATTCTAAATACCGAAATATTTATTCTCACCTTAACGTTTGTAGCCTATTTTCTAGCTCAAAATCTTCAGAGAAAAACCAAGTTAATTTTCTTAAACCCTGTATTAATTGCCATTATTCTGATTATTGGCTTTTTATCGGTTTTCAAAATCGATTTTGAAGTATACCATGAGGGCAGTCGTATGATTGAATTTTTATTAAAACCTGCCATCGTTGCTCTAGGTGTTCCCCTATATCAGCAATTAGGAAAAATTAAAAAACAAGCCATACCTATAATTATTTCTCAATTGGTAGGATGTATTGTGGGTGTTATTTCTGTGGTTTTAATCGCCAAATTTATGGGTGCCCCCAAGGAGATTATTTTTTCTATAGCGCCCAAATCGGTTACCACACCCATTGCCATGGAAGTCTCTAAAACCTTAGGAGGGATTCCACCGTTAACCGCTTCATTAGTGATTTTATTTGGAATTATTGGCTCTATATTTGGTTATGAAATCATGAAAATAACACGTATTAAAAGCTCTATTTCTCAAGGTATTTCTATGGGTACTGCTGCTCATGTTTTGGGCGCGTCCAAATCCATGCAAATAAGTGGGAATTTTGGAGCATTATCAAGTATAGGCCTTATAATTAACGGCGTATTTACAGCCATATTAGCCCCTTATATCATTTCATTTTTAAGCATCTGGATTACTTTTTAG
- a CDS encoding aspartate:alanine exchanger family transporter — MEFLNATYLALFLIICIGFIIGNIKIKGISLDVSAIIFVALLFGHYGVELPDILQKIGLILFIYTIGLQAGPGFFDSFKENGKNLVMLATLVVFSAAIITFLSIQFLGIDKSIAIGLMAGALTSTPGLATAIDVTHSPLASIGYGIAYPFGVIGVILFVKLYPRLFKINLAKEEVEYEEKAHGHFEAITRANFIVENEGVIDRTIEDLQVGSMTEGVISRIKHKNEAFVPKKHTILHKGDYIRVVGTQEALNRVELLIGPRVDVDISLGEAFIVQSYLVTKTELVNKTLGQLNLKDNFNATVTRVRRSGIDLSPNPSLKLQIGDKLMISSQKSSAKQISKLIGDNKSKLSDTDFFPLALGIVIGILVGGVSLSFGDAFKFNLGLTGGVLIVAMILGRIGKTGNMLWVMSGNSNHLLRQFGLMLFLAVVGTKAGATLVETYMQYGVKLFLIGGLITFIPMVLAAIVARMFFKINILTLLGTLTGSMTSTPGLAAVDTMTKTDAPSVAYATVYPIAMVLLIICCQILGLLF; from the coding sequence ATGGAGTTTTTAAACGCAACGTATCTCGCTTTATTTTTAATTATTTGTATCGGATTTATTATCGGAAACATTAAAATTAAAGGAATCTCGTTAGATGTTTCTGCTATTATTTTTGTAGCCTTATTATTTGGTCATTATGGTGTTGAATTACCAGATATTTTACAAAAAATCGGACTCATTTTGTTTATATATACCATCGGTTTGCAGGCTGGTCCAGGTTTCTTCGATTCTTTTAAAGAAAATGGTAAAAACCTAGTTATGCTCGCTACTTTGGTGGTGTTTTCGGCGGCCATTATTACTTTCCTTTCCATTCAATTTTTAGGTATCGATAAGTCTATTGCCATAGGTTTAATGGCGGGAGCACTTACTAGTACCCCTGGTTTAGCTACTGCTATTGATGTTACGCATTCGCCTTTAGCCTCTATAGGTTATGGTATTGCTTACCCATTTGGAGTTATTGGTGTGATATTGTTTGTGAAACTATACCCTAGACTTTTTAAAATAAATTTAGCCAAAGAAGAGGTTGAATATGAAGAAAAGGCGCATGGCCATTTTGAAGCCATTACTAGGGCTAATTTTATTGTAGAAAACGAAGGTGTTATCGATAGAACGATTGAAGATTTACAAGTAGGTTCGATGACCGAAGGTGTGATTTCCCGAATAAAGCATAAAAATGAAGCATTCGTACCTAAAAAACATACGATTTTACATAAAGGCGATTATATTAGAGTGGTAGGTACTCAAGAAGCATTGAACCGAGTGGAACTGTTAATTGGTCCTAGAGTGGATGTAGACATATCATTGGGTGAGGCTTTTATTGTGCAATCATATTTGGTTACAAAAACCGAATTGGTAAATAAAACCTTAGGGCAATTAAATCTTAAAGATAATTTTAATGCCACGGTAACCAGAGTGCGACGTAGTGGTATTGATTTATCGCCTAATCCTAGCCTTAAATTACAAATTGGTGATAAACTAATGATTTCTAGTCAGAAGAGTAGTGCCAAGCAAATTTCGAAACTCATAGGGGATAACAAAAGCAAACTTTCCGATACCGATTTTTTCCCATTAGCCTTAGGTATTGTTATTGGTATTCTCGTTGGCGGGGTGTCTTTATCTTTTGGCGATGCGTTTAAATTTAATTTAGGATTAACAGGGGGCGTACTTATAGTCGCTATGATTTTAGGAAGAATTGGTAAAACAGGCAATATGCTTTGGGTAATGAGTGGAAATTCTAATCACCTATTAAGACAATTTGGACTGATGCTTTTCTTAGCTGTAGTGGGTACAAAAGCAGGGGCAACTTTGGTAGAAACATATATGCAATATGGGGTGAAATTATTTTTAATTGGCGGACTAATAACTTTTATACCCATGGTTTTAGCAGCTATAGTAGCTCGTATGTTTTTTAAAATCAATATTTTAACCCTTTTAGGAACTTTAACAGGATCAATGACCAGTACGCCTGGCTTAGCTGCTGTAGATACTATGACAAAAACGGATGCGCCTTCGGTAGCTTATGCCACGGTTTACCCTATTGCCATGGTACTTTTAATTATTTGCTGCCAAATACTAGGGTTGTTGTTCTAG
- a CDS encoding lycopene cyclase domain-containing protein, with product MNHYLYLILNLGSLSIPLLYSIFEKKFHFIQYFKSASYSILLVAFPFLIWDAWFTSIGVWGFNSDYHLSFLIFKMPIEEWLFFLCIPYACLFTYEVIGYYFPNFKISRLWTAWVSGVLIILTSSLLLYHFGKWYTTINFMFFILLMGYGLRYHLETLRRYLPVFSIILVPFFIVNGVLTGGFTEAPVVFYDDSENMGFRLFTIPFEDAFYAFNLLFSVQLLFNFFKRKYHA from the coding sequence GTGAATCACTATTTATATTTAATACTAAATCTGGGAAGTCTAAGCATTCCTTTACTGTATAGTATTTTTGAAAAAAAATTTCACTTTATACAATATTTTAAATCCGCTTCATATAGTATTTTATTAGTAGCCTTCCCATTCTTAATATGGGATGCTTGGTTTACCTCAATAGGGGTTTGGGGATTTAATTCAGATTACCATTTGTCATTTTTAATTTTTAAAATGCCTATAGAAGAATGGCTATTTTTCTTATGCATTCCTTACGCTTGTTTGTTTACCTATGAAGTAATTGGATATTACTTTCCAAATTTTAAAATATCACGCTTATGGACGGCTTGGGTGAGTGGGGTGTTAATAATTTTAACCAGTAGTTTGCTTTTATATCATTTTGGGAAATGGTATACGACCATCAATTTTATGTTTTTTATACTATTAATGGGTTATGGATTGCGATATCACCTGGAGACTTTAAGACGGTATTTACCTGTGTTTTCTATCATATTGGTGCCTTTTTTTATAGTAAACGGAGTGCTTACAGGTGGATTTACTGAAGCGCCAGTTGTGTTTTATGACGATTCTGAAAACATGGGTTTTCGTTTGTTTACTATCCCTTTTGAAGATGCTTTTTACGCTTTTAACCTACTGTTTTCTGTACAATTACTGTTTAATTTTTTTAAAAGAAAATACCATGCTTAA
- the dnaN gene encoding DNA polymerase III subunit beta has translation MKFIVSSTYLLKQLQVLGGVINSSNTLPILDNFLFELDQNELTVSASDLETTMASKLDVESDSQGSIAIPARLLLDTLKTFPEQPLTFVVEDNNTIEISSNHGKYALAYADGKEFPKAVALEDPSKTIVTGDVLATAISKTIFAAGNDDLRPVMSGVFFQFSTEGLTFVATDAHKLVKYTREDIKANQVAEFIMPKKPLNLLKSILAASEDEVAIEYNESNAKFTFENSELICRLIDGKYPNYEAVIPKENPNKLVISRNQFLNSVRRVSIFSNKTTHQIRLKIAGAELNISAEDIDYSNKAEERLTCDYQGDDMQIGFNSRFLTEMLNNLNSDDVQLEMSMPNRAGILTPVDGLDEGEQVTMLVMPVMLNG, from the coding sequence ATGAAATTTATAGTATCAAGTACTTATTTATTAAAACAATTACAGGTTTTAGGAGGTGTGATTAACAGTTCGAACACCTTACCTATTTTAGATAATTTTTTGTTTGAACTAGACCAAAACGAACTTACAGTTTCTGCTAGTGATTTAGAAACCACTATGGCCTCTAAATTAGACGTTGAAAGCGATAGCCAAGGTAGCATTGCTATTCCTGCGCGTTTGCTCTTAGATACTTTAAAAACCTTCCCTGAACAACCTTTAACTTTTGTGGTTGAAGACAACAACACCATCGAAATTAGTTCTAACCATGGTAAATATGCTTTGGCTTACGCCGATGGCAAAGAATTCCCTAAGGCCGTGGCCTTAGAAGACCCAAGTAAAACCATAGTAACTGGCGATGTTTTAGCGACTGCTATTAGCAAAACTATTTTTGCTGCCGGTAACGACGATTTACGTCCTGTGATGAGCGGTGTCTTTTTTCAGTTTTCTACAGAAGGCTTAACTTTTGTTGCTACCGATGCGCATAAGTTAGTAAAATACACTCGTGAAGACATTAAAGCTAATCAGGTTGCCGAATTTATAATGCCTAAAAAACCTTTAAATCTTTTAAAAAGTATTTTAGCCGCTAGCGAAGACGAAGTAGCCATTGAATACAACGAGTCTAATGCCAAGTTTACCTTTGAGAATTCAGAGTTAATTTGCCGACTAATTGATGGAAAATACCCAAATTACGAAGCGGTTATTCCAAAAGAGAATCCGAATAAACTGGTCATTAGTAGAAATCAATTTTTAAACTCGGTACGTCGTGTTAGTATTTTCTCTAACAAAACCACACACCAAATTCGTTTAAAAATTGCGGGCGCCGAGCTTAATATTTCTGCAGAAGATATTGATTACAGCAACAAAGCCGAAGAGCGTTTAACTTGCGATTACCAAGGTGATGATATGCAAATCGGATTTAACTCACGTTTTTTAACTGAAATGTTGAATAACCTAAATTCGGATGATGTACAACTAGAAATGAGTATGCCAAACCGCGCCGGAATTTTAACACCTGTTGATGGTTTAGATGAAGGCGAACAAGTTACCATGCTAGTTATGCCTGTTATGTTAAACGGTTAA
- a CDS encoding SRPBCC family protein: MMKLEKHSGIYTLYTEQILNIPLEEAWLFFSAPENLKEITPPKMGFEITSKVDKGAYPGQIITYKVGVISGITQNWVTEITQVKPQEFFIDEQRFGPYSLWHHEHFFEAMSEGKTLMKDKISYKLPMGFLGDLAHRFYVKNELKAIFEYRYEVLEKRFNGK; the protein is encoded by the coding sequence ATGATGAAGTTAGAAAAACATTCTGGGATCTACACACTGTATACCGAGCAAATTCTAAATATACCATTAGAGGAAGCTTGGTTGTTTTTTAGTGCGCCAGAAAACCTTAAAGAAATAACGCCTCCTAAAATGGGTTTTGAAATCACGTCTAAAGTAGATAAAGGAGCTTACCCCGGACAAATAATCACCTATAAAGTGGGTGTTATTTCAGGAATAACACAAAATTGGGTAACAGAAATTACTCAAGTTAAGCCTCAGGAATTTTTTATTGATGAACAACGATTTGGCCCTTACAGCTTATGGCATCATGAACATTTTTTTGAAGCCATGTCTGAAGGTAAAACTTTAATGAAAGATAAAATATCGTATAAATTACCCATGGGGTTTTTAGGCGATTTAGCGCATCGTTTTTACGTGAAAAATGAGCTTAAAGCTATTTTTGAATATAGGTATGAGGTCTTAGAAAAACGATTCAATGGAAAATAA